The following DNA comes from Numida meleagris isolate 19003 breed g44 Domestic line chromosome 16, NumMel1.0, whole genome shotgun sequence.
GAGCCGTTTCTCAGAGAATTTCAAGTCTATGCTGCTCAAGATGCTACGCCTGCCTTCACCAGGCCTCGAGGCTCTCCTCTCTCCCAAGAAGAAACACGAgctttattagaaaaaaaaaaaatctttctttaagCATGTGTCGCTATGCCTGTTTGTGGTACCTTTAAAGATTTACAcactcatttaattttattcccACAACTGATGTAACCTTAACAACTCTACAGGCTTTCCCccataaaacacatttcttctcttcGTGTTTATGGACACTCGTAGCCTCACCCTCACCTCACCCCTCACCCCTCACCCCTCACCTCAGAGGGGCCCGCTCAGGTCGGGCACTCCCGGAGGAGGCGGTTGAGGGCCGGGGACCCACACCGCCGCCGTCCACTGCGGCCCCCGCCTGAGGCAGCACCCGCAGAACCCGAGGGAGCGACAAGGCTTTATTTCGGCTGCGAACTGCGTACACCCGAGCGgccccccccgccgccgcccaCTGCCGCCCTCCCCTCTGGCGCTTCCGAGGCTCAAAGTGCGCTGCGCCGCGCTGGGCTGGGCTCCTCCCCGGGACACCCGGGCCCGGCGTGGCCGCACTGGGCGGGACTGGACCCTGCGGAACAGCCCCACACCCGGAGCAGCCCCGCGCAGCCGCCGGTTGCTCCACTCACCTGGGGCCTACCCGGAAGCGGCAACGCCAGCCCCCCCCTCCCTGTGTCCGGCGCTCAAACTCTTCCCCTTCGCGGCTGCCGGAGACACCGGAACGCCCCGTGTGGGCCCCGCGTGCCGCCGGACCTCCTTCCCGCGCTCACCGCGCGCTGCGCCAGCAGGGGGCGCTACAGCCCGCAGCAGCGCGGCGAGCCCcgaggggcggggcggggcggggcggaggGAAGTACCGTAGTGACCGGAACGCGGGGCTGCGTCCGCCTACCGTATTTTCTGTACTTAATGGGAATTCAGGTGCGGCCGTGAGACTGcatctttatttaaatgtttaaaaaagcaacattatGGGCTGCGCTAGTCCTGCACCTGCCCCATTACGGGCTCCTCACCGCGCTACTGCAATGCTGATTGGCTTTTTGACCTTCGCTGGTGTAGGAAAAGCGAGCAAGCATCCCCCGGCTCCTGTTGGGTTTATGATCTCTTATCTTTCCCCAAAATGTCGCCAGGCTCCTGAGTGCCGGCGCACCCCCACCCAGCGGGGCTCGCACCTGCCGAGCGCGGGACCCCAGCCGCCCCTCTCAGCCGCCCCGGGCAGGAGGGAACCGGGCGCAGCGGCTCCACTTCCTCGTTGGCCGCCTCCCGCCCAGGGGCAGCGCCCGCTGCTCGCCCCGCACGCAGGTGAGGCTCTGCGggagccagcaggcagctcgGCGCCGGCCTAGGCCGAGGACGATGGCATACCGGGAGCTGCTGAGGCGCTGGCACCAGGCCGTGCAGGCAGCGGACGGCGGGGACTGGGACACGGCCCTGGACACGTTCTGTGGCATCGAGGAGCCGCCGGCCAGGATCTGCTTCAACGTGGGCTGCGTGCACCTGCGGGCCGGGCGGCTGCGGGAAGCCCTGCGGGTGAGGGCAGCATGGGGTAGGATGCggcggggggggggctgggctgctctccTCGCCCCGGGTGTCTGAGGGAAAAtgtggggttattggtggtaggtggatggttggactggatgatcttgtaggtcttttccaacctagctaactctatgattctatgcccaCGCGCTCTCCTGAGATGCCTTTCTCAAACTGGCTGGAATCCATCGGTCTGTACTCTTTATATCCATCAGAGAGCACGGGTGTGAGTGTAAAATAGGGAGCGCTGCAGTTCTGTGTGTCTCCAGGCGATCCTGCACGAGCTAAGATTGCCAAAAGGAGCCGCTATCCTGGAAAACCGCTGCCTGGTGGGAAGTGAGGCCAGCACTGTGGGCATGCAAGTGCTGAGAAAAAGCCTTCTTCCCACAGCTTCCAGCAACCAGTTGTCTGCAAAGCTCACTGTCAGCGGCCCACTGAGATGTATATAGATACTCTCaaacagcagaaggcagagctCAGGCTCTGCTGGaagggctggggcagagctctgGCAGCCCTGAGCAGGGCCTTACCTGTGAGAGGTGGTGCCGAAGAGCCTCCAGACAGCCCCAGTGAGTGGGCACTGGCGGGGACACAGCTtggctgtgattctgtgtagaCCAACGGttggttgtttattttctcttattatAGCACAGGAGAGCAGGGTTAAAGCTAGGAGTGCTGGCTGAGCCAGGAGGAGCCAGACACCTCCGCCAAAGGGCACAAACACCCTGAGGTCCTGCAATGCATTTTCcttgctgcagtgctctgtgtgtAGGCAATGTAAGGAAGTCCAGAGGTTCAGGCTTGATTCACTGCATACCACCACACTGTAGTAAGTGTAGGAACAGGCCTCGTAGCATTCTCAGAAAGATTCTCAGAAATCTCTGCtactgttttgtagcagagTGGGAAACCACTTTGAACCAGTGGCCACAAGCTGTTACCAGTTTTGCTGATATTCAGCTGGGAAACTGGAAGCAGAAATATTGAATTGTAGGTGCAGTTTGTGAAGCCCTTCGTTTTCTGTCTTTACACACACATCGCTGTAGGCTGATTCAAACAGCCTGCTGTTAGATCAAGCTCTGCTCCAGGCAACGGGGCCTGCAGGTTGGAAGACATCAGACGGCAGACACAACTCATTTGTCGCATTCAAGATGTTTTCCCAAGGAAGGATAAAATCTTGAAGCTCAGCTCATAGAGAGCCAAGACCTGAAAGAGGACTTTGAGCCATCTCCTGCCCCTCAGCCTGGATCACAGCCCTGAGTTTCTCGGAGCAGACAAGCTGTTCGCTAGCCCTTCTGCACCCAGCTGAATACACCCAGGCACTGATGGAGGAGTCCTCACTCATCTCCGAGATGTCCATTTTTCTCCTTAGGCATTTGATGAAACCGTTACGAAGGATAACTCCCTCGCTGTTGGCTACTTTCAGAGAGGGTTTGTTTGCCTGCAGTTGGAAATGTAAGTGATGTTCTTGTCTGTTCATTctttggttttctgcttttagtACAACTTTATTCCTAAAACTCAATCCTCCGCTAACTTTAAGTATTTTATAAGGTCTGGTTTGGCCTTGTAAACCGTGTTACAGGTCAGCAAGTctcatttcccattttcagaGGAGAACTGCGAAGATGTAACCTGCACAGCTTTAGAACCGTAGCAGTGGCTAATATGTAGCAGTATCCTCCtgtacacacacagaaagaagcCACTCCTGTATGCAGGGCTGATGGAAGGTTATGTTGCCATTCAGTTTTTCATGGGGAGTGAAAAAATTATAGTTGCATGTAACATATGAAGACACATGAGACAGTGCAAGTCTGGCCTTCCCAAGCCCACAGTCTGCCCCGCTGTCTGATCCTCTGCTGACTGGTTGTTGTGAGCCTTATCTTGCTTGCTGATTTAATAGTAGAAGTGCTCCACAATCATCATGGGATTGTTCCCTGTTTCCAGGGTTAAACCTCAGTGACATCCTGCTCACAGAGGTGTGGGGAAGACTTTACAGGTCTCTTCTGACCGTCAGTTActctttcctgttatttttcccatgttttcctGACCTTAAATTCTCAGAATTACTATCTTCACCTCTGGAAATGAGATGAGTGAGCAGTTACATGCTCTGTACCACCACCAGCAGAGCCATGCTCACGGATGGTGGTGCCCTGaccagggctggagctgcttcCCTCTGCCTCTTGACTGAGTGACCATTGCACAACCCTTCCTAAACCCTTCATTTCTCAGCCTGCAACTTCAGCTGGAACCTGTTTTGATTTCAGTTGCACAGCTGCTGTAAATTCAGACTAaccctctgcttctctttagGAGTTTCTCTAAATTTCTACTAATAGTGCTCTGTTTGTATATGCTCACCATCAGCAGGGGTTTCCTAGCCCTTGCTTCTTCCCTGAGATGTTGCCAGGACAGAACTGCCAGCAACaagctggggagggagctgACAGCATCTGTAAacctttgttcttttcattttctcgTTCTCAGAAATGCAACTGTGCTTTGGGGATCAAagcctattttttttatcccaaATAGTAAAACAGGGCAGATAATCCTGGAGGAGAGACACACCAGATTCATCTTGTAATAACTACAAGGATAGGACAGAATTTTCTGTGGTCACAAGATGACACACATCTCTGGTGCAGCTCTCCTCATGCAGAAGAGAATATTACAAAGAATACACATTTTTGCTAATTTATTCTTGAACTCTGTAATTAGAGACTTTAGCTTTTTGTAGTCTCAGTTTCACCTGCCATTTCTGCATTGTAGGTATGAAGAAGCTCTCTCTGACTATCGTATGGCCTTCAGTCATCTGAGAAAAAATCCCTTCATTGATTACaagcagctggggctgaggcaCATTCTCTATGCGTGGGAGGTAAGAGTCAGTCTGGCTCCGCTGCCCTTCCTCTCTGTTGGGGGCATTCATCAGGTTTTCAGCAGTAGGCATAAGTAACCCAAGAGCTTTTTAAGATACTACATTAGAACGGTAGAActattgcttttgcttttatgattaaactcctttaaaaatagttgtAAAACAATATCATCTTTGACAAGTTTTAACAACTTGCtctaaaatgtaaaattgtttGGGGCAGATCCCCATgaatttgttggtttttttttaagtttgctcTTATTAATATGCATGCAAGTTTTATCAACACTTCAGCTCTAAAAGTTGAAATAGATTGAAGTGTAGACAGGGACAAAATTTGTCCagaataaagatgttttttaaaaagtcttgtGCACAAAAGCCATCTTTCCAACTGTAGCAACTGGTCTCAGTGTTATCTCCGTGTCTAACCTTACTGGGCTGCAAGCAGCACATTGCTTCTGTAACACTCTATGCTGCAGCTCTTGTACTGTTCCACAGAATTAACCTGCTACATGCCATTAAAGAAAGTCTGAGTTGGAACTAGCTATAAATATCGTTAATATTTAGGTTGTAAAAGACTCATAGAAACTGTGCATGCATTACTGAGAGGGTTCATTTTGTGTTCCTAAATCCATGCACACAGACAGAGAAGcagatacaggaaaaaatatttaatcccTTACTTCTGCGAGAGTGAGGAGTCATTGTGCAACTCCAATCAAGCATGCCTAGGAACTTGTCATTCAGCCTTGTTTAATTTGCATGCACATTGTACCTGGCAGGAAGAAGTTATCCTTGGCATCTGTGATACTTCCCAAACCTTACTGTTTTTAACAGTTTCAGTGCCACAGTACTGCTTTATTTGAGTTCAAATGCACTTGGAAACAAAGGCTTCCTTTAAAATGCGTGGGGCTACAGGAGTGCCCAAGTCCATCAGGAGGAAGATGGCACTTGTTCTGTTATGAATACCCAGTTCTTCACTCCACATGCTCTAGGCATTGTCAGGCTGTGTGCTCTTGCTATGCTGACACTGGACTCAGGATCTGCAGCCTGATTCATTTCTGTCTCACTCTTACTTCTACCTGCagcttgtttttcaaattataCAAACAAAACCCTCCTAAAGAGCTGCACTATCAGCTTTCCTCATGCATGGCCTCTCACAGGCTGCATCTGATCCTCTCAAGAGGGAAGAGATTGGTGTATGGTTTGGAAATCCAGACATTTTTTGCCTCTGGTGGAGCTAGTACTTCTGAGCTGAGTTGAAGCTGCTGTCTTGTGTTTCCAAGGGGGAGTATATTTGCAGTTTCAATAGATGTTCAGCATGGCCATTCCACCTCAAAAGATCAATCTTCTATTACTCCTTCATTGTAAAGGAAAAGCACCCTACTGCCTGCACCTCACTTCCAAGTACTACTCATGTCCAAATATCAAAAAGCAATTTGCAAACTGATAACCGTATCACGTAAGATAGTAAGATATCTGAATGAGTCGGTTAGACCACACTTCTGCCTTGTTGGACAGCAGCTTTTCCATTCTCTGACTGCTGGCCAACGAAAAGTGGAAAAGAATTCTCCTCCTTGTACTTAAGCATGTAGACTGAGGCTTCCTGACGCTCAATCTATAGTACACTGCCACTTCAAAGAATGTTCTTACATGCTGGGTAGCAAGCTACAGCTGCCAACTTGCACCTTCAGAGCTCACTGCAAAGGGCAGTAATTTCAGTTAGGTTATTCCAAAGTGAAAGAGAATCCGAATAATTCTGCACAGCAAAAAATATTACCTAGTTTTGTTCAGAAAGAAACCCATACGGTTTGCCTTACGAGCCTTTTAGACACAGGAAGAATAAGATGAAAACCTGTTTGGTAACACAGTCTTCATCTGTTCTTCCCCATGCCTGTCCATGCTTtgaacagagctggcagtgcCAGCTGAAAGTACAGCTTTGATCTTTTTCCACTCTGCTTATGAAGCTTTCTCAGCTGTGCTCCTCACAGTGCTTTTCCTGCAATCAGTGGGGAGCGGGCTCTTGCTGCTGCCATTTTCATGGTGGTTCAGTGCCAGGTCTTTCTTGCCTGGCTGAGCCCAGTTGGTAGCACTGGGTGTCTGTTCAGCTGCTGccctctgagcagcaggagcacagctctgctctctccttgCTGGCCTCAGGTGCTGTACAGCACTGCCGCGGCACAGTGCCggctgcagcagtggcaggaggCCAGAGCCACCCTAGAAAAGGCCGTCGTGTGGAGACCTGAAGGAAGATCAGCAACGCTGGCCCTGGCCCTTGAGCGAGTGCAGGTAAGACCGCCTCTGTGGGTTCCTGGGGACGTGCTTTGGGCTCAAGTTGAGGAATCCAAGGACATGCGGAGTGTTTTATGTCTTCGAGTTTTTCTGTCTGCACACCCATTTGGTCACCTGATGACAGTCTAAGCGATTTCTGTGTGATGCTCTACCAAGCTTCAGCTAATCTAGTAGCTCCATCACCTCCAGGAGCTTCATGGCATAGAAACACTAGAGCTGGGAACTATGGGCTAACCTATAAGACTGGGAGGAGTACTTTCTAGTCCCTGCTGTTCAGGAGCTCAGTTGTATTCATACTTGCACTGTGAAACAAGTTGTCTTATGGAGTGTTTGAATGCAGATTTGGAGAGTCCCACTTTTCACGAAGCTGGCCAACTTCTTTGAATCCTTTTGGCTTTGGTGACAGTTGGTAGCAGCTCAGACATTAATGACAATGATGTTTAGAGCTTAAGTAAAGTGCAAACCTGTTTATGGAGATGATTCTACATAGTAGTTTCCTGTTAAGACTCTTTTACAACCAGGAACAACTTACAGGTATCTGATTTACTTTCCCTGGAGGGTTCATTATTTTGCTGCCTCCATACTTCCTTGTTTTGTCTCCTTTCTAAAGGATTATTGCTTTATTAATCTAATCATCCACCCTAGCATCATATTTGTGCTTTACATTAGAGTATGATTTATATATaaacttattattattataaactttattatttataaacTTTACTCCACTGCCCTCCCTTCCCACTCCTCCTGTGCTGACAGTCAGCCTTTGACTCAGCGCTAGGCAGTGGCTGCTGGGCTTTTATTTTTCGTGTGCTTGTTAAAACTTAGTGACCTTTATCAAGttcacagctttattttttgccCTGATGTCTTCCTGGAGCTGACCTCTCTCACACACAGAAGCtatatttgcttttcactgctgttgTGTTTCATTTAATATTAACTGATGGcttttcctttatcttcttCCCACGCCCTAGAATCATCTGTTTTTAGAGCCTATGCAGGTTCCCCTTGGGGAATTTTTCAGACCACGAAAGAAGGAAGTTGAACAGCTGGATTCAAAAGATTTCCTGGGTAAACCCAAGGTAACAGGCATGTGATGATTAAGATAAACAGCAAGCGGATTAACACCCCACCTTCTGACATCTCCAGAGAGCACTATTGTTGGCTGCTGCACCAACTGCTGCACTGGGGAGACCCATTGGCAACACTCTCGGTCAAGGCATCTGGGACACACAGGCCAAAATCTGTTAGAAATGACACCTTATCTATCAAAAATGCACATTGCTGCTCAAATCCTTCCCAATCTTTGTCACTTtaagctggggaaaaaaaagaaaaaaaaaaaaaaaaacaacttagcAGGTGCTTACAAATCCCTGTGGTTACCATTTTGCTGACAACCGCGTTTTCAAAGAAGCACATTCCTCCAGCTCTCCTACTCGTTACTGCATTCCCAATGGGACAAACATGCACTTGGGAGAAAAATGCTTTGCCGTTTACTTTAATGCAAACCAGCAGAGAATTCTTCTGATCCCTTCCATGACCAGTGCAGTCAGCAGAAGTGCCACAGGCCAGAGAGCTCCTGCATGaacaaaggaaagggaaattaaTCCACTCACATACTTTTGAAGGGCTTtgcaaagatggaaaatatgCGGACAAAAACAGCTGAAGCTGCATTTTCCACTAAGTGCATGGCTCTGCTTTAAGCCTGACCACTCAGGATGTCAGAAGGAAGCAGGTCTGAGTGAAAGTCTTGCAGGAAATTTGAGAGTCTCTTCATCCAGCCTAGATTaaggcattattttttcctcccacaggTGATCTCGTCCATCATTCCCAATGATGAGTACATTGGCTTTGAACCTCTCAGACCACAGGTGAGCAGGACATTGCTGTAAAAAATGGAATGGAGCTGTCATGTAGGACCCAGATCCTAACACCATCAGGGCAGGAGcatattaatgaaaaaacagtgccatttctgtctctgaagcCCTGTTCCAGAGCAGATCCAGAGGGCTTTCAGAGCCAGCTGGAGTGCTTTGATGTTGACTGGAAAGGGCTTGGCAGTATGAGTCTCCAACCCTCGGATGATGcgttttttttctcttcaccaTGTCCAAAGAGCAGTGGAGACTTTGCTGCACTCAACACATATTTGCAAATTTACTTCGTTAAATTTGTCAGCATAGGCATAGCTGGCTTGCACTGTGATATGAGTGTCTTGGAGCCAATGGTTTGTTACTCTGCTCGTGATGGAtaaagagggagagggagaagtgGCAGGTTCATCCTGGGAAGGTGTAGAGCAGCAGATTTCTCTCTGGATGTTGTAGTGTGACAAATAGGGataacagaaaatactgtatgtGAAGCTCCCTCCTATTCAGAGGGACAGTAAATGAGGTGGAAATGTTGCTCTATAACATACTGTTATAAATATATGCTGTTGTCCCCCCACAGAAACAGGGCTTTTATGAACCCAGTGCTGATGTTGTGCGGTAAGTGTTCTTTCTACCCTGGTCTAACTCTCCCCTCactatttctcttcaaaaagTCATGCATTGTTTTCCCATGTCTCTGCCTGAGGACTCTGTGTGATTTACACCCACCTCCCCCCAAGGGTGGAATGAATGCTGAATGCATAAAGGTTTCTGTGGCTGCAAGAAACACTGCACCTGGCAAGAGTGTGGCAGTTCAGTAGCAGCTCTCATACAAAGATATTGGGACAGTGTGCAGGAATTGATTAAATGATCTTGGGATACAGGCAAAGATCATATTGTGGCTGGGAAATGGGAGCAGAGAGAGGCTGTAGGATCTGCCCAGGTCAGTGGCAGAGGATGCTCAGCGGTCCAGACCTTGTCCTCAGTGCAAAGCTCCCAAGTATTCACTAACTGGttcaaaaaacatgaaaatcagTTGTTTCGGTGATAATGTAGCAACAGAAATTCAAGGCTGAATTTAGTCACTGCTTTGATCTGGAAGATGTTTatcattattctctttttttttttttccagagaccGTGAATCAGGCTACTATCGAGTTTTGTCCCATTATTACCCTGAGGGCACGGAGAAGTTGGCAGTGAAAGCCAGCAGCCTGGTCTTTGTGCTGGCAAGAGGAGCAGATGGCTGGGCTACAGCCATACATGATGGGCAGGTAAAGAAAACGGATGGGCTTTCCAGCAGAGACCGCAGTCCTGCCTGGAAACAGGAGCTCACCGCAACCCTCTGCGTGTATTCCTTGGGGACCCAGCTGTAGCAAGGAAGAGCTGAGTTCAGGAGCTCATTTCCGCAGCAGTTAGCAGTTGCTAACCACAGATGTGATGTCTCTGACACTTGGCTCTCCCCAGCTTCTCCTGTTCAGCTCGGTAGCTCCACAGGAGCGTCTTTTTGGGCACTCGTGCTCTCCACTTTGGAGAATCCTGTGGTGGAATCAGTTAGGATCATAAACCTCACGAAGGATTACAGTATAGAGCCGTATTTGTCACCTGAAAGCTCTAACAGAGCCAAAGAGAGAGCTTGGTCGCTAACTAGATAGAATCTCCGAGTAGATGGAATAGAAACAGATAAATATGACAACATGGAAAAGTCTTTTGTTGACTGAAGCCACTCCTCATGTGTAATTAAGTTCTTTGAAAGAGTCAGTGCAAGGCTGGAATACGTTGAGCCAGTGAGAATATTTACCtgcatttaaaca
Coding sequences within:
- the NOXA1 gene encoding NADPH oxidase activator 1 isoform X2 — encoded protein: MAYRELLRRWHQAVQAADGGDWDTALDTFCGIEEPPARICFNVGCVHLRAGRLREALRAFDETVTKDNSLAVGYFQRGFVCLQLEMYEEALSDYRMAFSHLRKNPFIDYKQLGLRHILYAWEVLYSTAAAQCRLQQWQEARATLEKAVVWRPEGRSATLALALERVQNHLFLEPMQVPLGEFFRPRKKEVEQLDSKDFLGKPKVISSIIPNDEYIGFEPLRPQKQGFYEPSADVVRDRESGYYRVLSHYYPEGTEKLAVKASSLVFVLARGADGWATAIHDGQKISNGIPLPPAQVPPSRLHVKQTPESPGGENVSENDSGSQEDFEIPLTHREASSSMDRPAVLRVRCECTVVVRAGEVPSMLALRALLRERFGQQAERGKLSYRHLDGKELGAVSGEEDLGKMWQQLTDGRITLCCQDSDSHSGRPILYRMLAQHSYPAQGPGDLEFSKGDVLDILSEVNEDWLEGHCNGKTGIFPKCFATQTSCAAFP
- the NOXA1 gene encoding NADPH oxidase activator 1 isoform X1, translated to MAYRELLRRWHQAVQAADGGDWDTALDTFCGIEEPPARICFNVGCVHLRAGRLREALRAFDETVTKDNSLAVGYFQRGFVCLQLEMYEEALSDYRMAFSHLRKNPFIDYKQLGLRHILYAWEVLYSTAAAQCRLQQWQEARATLEKAVVWRPEGRSATLALALERVQNHLFLEPMQVPLGEFFRPRKKEVEQLDSKDFLGKPKVISSIIPNDEYIGFEPLRPQKQGFYEPSADVVRDRESGYYRVLSHYYPEGTEKLAVKASSLVFVLARGADGWATAIHDGQKLHIPTSLLEPASKMDKWKISNGIPLPPAQVPPSRLHVKQTPESPGGENVSENDSGSQEDFEIPLTHREASSSMDRPAVLRVRCECTVVVRAGEVPSMLALRALLRERFGQQAERGKLSYRHLDGKELGAVSGEEDLGKMWQQLTDGRITLCCQDSDSHSGRPILYRMLAQHSYPAQGPGDLEFSKGDVLDILSEVNEDWLEGHCNGKTGIFPKCFATQTSCAAFP